TCCTGATGATGCTGCAGTTCTTCcacatcatcgtcgtcgtcatggTCATCGACATCATCGTCTCTTGCATGTGGTGTTAGCTTATGCTCGGCTCCTCCTCCTTCCTCCTCCATCTCCTCCTCATCGTCCTCGTGCTTTTCATGATTGGTGGAGCAACTACTTGCTGCACTACTTCTGCAGCTAGCTGAGGTTTTCATACTCAGATCGATGGGATTATCTTGGTGATCTTCTTCGTCGTCATCCTGCGGTTGATtgtgcggctgctgctgctgctgctgttgaagAACTGCTGGTGGATGTGGTGAGTGTGGTGGAGTCATGGAAACTACCAAatcttcttcatcatcatcttcagaGTCTTCAATGGCGGCATCTTTGTTGGCCAGaccattcatttcattgtccTCCAAGTCCTCTCTACTCCTGATTCGCTCACGGCTGCCACTTTCCGAATTCGGTGTGACCAAAGCGGATATGGAATAGTCCTGTTTGGGCAACTTAGTTGAGGCCGCTGAAGTATGAGAGTGATGTGTAGCGAGTGTGGGCTGTGTAGCATGGATGGTTGGatgagaaggaggaggaggaggagggcTCTGCTGCTGCGACTTTAGAACTGCATCCAAATAGAAGCGTTTGGTAAGCTCATCCGAGGGGTTTTTACTACCATTGGGCAGGAGATGAATGTGATTATTGTTGAGATTGGATCTCTGGGCCGCATTGCTGGAGTTGAAGAGATGCTGgacagcagctgctgctgcgacggcggcctgctgctgctgctgctgttgctcggGCGTTGCCGCTGTGGGCAGGAGACCCTGATGCGAATGCGTATAGAGGGCGGGATGATAGCCGGAGAAGAGTAGATGGGAAGGCGGCAGAAATGGAGGCGGCGGTGCCATCATGGTCGGCAACGAGGCGAGTCCGGGGAACGGCAATCCCGGCAGGAAAGGCGGCAAATCCTTGCGTAAATGCGGAGCCGGACTGGCTCGGGTTGACACAATTTCGGCGGACGATGACGATGAACTAGAAACGGTTTTGGCAccgtttccgtttccattACCACTACCACCCAAATGCAGGAGTGGATTAACCCGACTAACACTAACCTCCACCGACGAGTCGGAATTATGGGAGTCGGGTGAGCTAACAGATGGCGAAGCCACCACAACAGGATGTTTCAAAGAGCCACCACCACTAACCACGCCGCCATATTCGCCACTAGCCACCGCACTTTCCAGACCCAGCATCATCAGCTCCTCTTTACTACGTCCAGGCGGACCGGCTCCATAGAGGCCAGCATAGCCACCCGGAACATGTCCCAGCATTCCCAAGgccgctgcagctgctgctggcgGTGGAACCTTCAAGCCATTGACTGAGCCACCACTTCCGCCGCCAGCACCACCCAATCCACCGCCGCCAGCCGCCTGCTGATGAGCCTGCATGGCGGCCACcgcctgttgctgctgctcctgcagCAGACAGTGAATCTTGAACCAATTGGAGCGACGGCCATAACGCGATCCACTTTTCGACATGCCCACCATTAGGCACTTCTTCAGACGACATGCCTTGCAGGCTGTGCGATTCTTCTTATTGATAATGCATTCGCCATTATTCTTGCAATCCGATATTGAGGACAGATTATTGTACGAGCGACCAAAGAAGGACTGTAAAAGAcacagaaaaagagaaaaagggAAAGACGAAAAGTGAATTTCGggcaataaatttaaataattaaattaaaacggcaaatgaaactttaaaaaatttgatatCAATTTATAGTCATCCAAAAGTAATTAATTAACTTCAAGCTAAGCCAATATGTAATTTGATATATATTGCCAATATTGATTATCGAAGATCGagaatttcaattataaaaactgtttataataaatttattttacttggCACATTGTACACCGTATCGTATACTTGATTTTTCTAAGGTTTCAGAGATATACAAAATGAGATatcgatatacatacatcaaattttttatattctaCTAATTTAGGTTTTCCACTGTTTTTCCAACGTTAAGGATTGCCTTTCTTGTCCTCTTTTATGCTATAAAGGGCGCCAGATATTAATGGGATAATGAATGAATATTTCTTATGGCTCAAGTGTTTTCCAAAAAGCGATTTGATGcacttatttttgtttttcatagACTAGAAAAACCTTTTTCCAgctatacttatgtatatgaTGTCATTGAAAAACGGTTAAAGACCAACAATAATATctcattaaatttgatttttgtttggcctttttttttgatgatTCATCGACAGTAAGTTACGGATTGCTGCCGGTTCCCAGCGAGAGGACCGTCAAAaagatataatatatacaacaaaacaacGAACATGAACAAAAACCTAAACCTACACCTACAACAACTTGAGTCAACGCGTCCGCGTCCGCATCGGCGCCCGCTCTTGCGTCTATCCCTtctatacacacatatatacaccaTTAACCGTTCGCTGGGGCCACAATCAAttgcaacaaaacaaacaatttaattcaatGCGGAGGAGAGCCATGAAAAAGGCACCACAAGAAGACAGGAAAGCTAGAAGCAGcgggtgaagaagaagacgatgATGAAGAAAACACTACAAcaacatgttgctgctgctgctgctgctgctgccgctgctgctgttgtgcaTGCGACTGATGCTGCGCATGTTGCAAAGGTTAGGGGCTGTGTGCAACACTTATGCCAAGTTGAAGTTGCCAATGTTTGACTCCGCAGACACTGacagaaaaacttttgcatagCAAATGGAGCCAAAGGAAGTACCCTTAAGTGTTTTTAGGCTCAATGTTTGAATTTTGTTGATAACTTCAATCTTTTTAATAGTTTCTATTCTGAAAGATTTTACATGTACCAAAGTGAGGTTTGACCGAGTAAAGGTAAATATGATTTCCCTTAGAATATACATAAGAATTCGGCATGATATCAGCAATAAATAAGAGATTGCTTTTTGTggactcatttttatttgcaacaatgtttctttgtatTCCCGAAAAGATGTCCCTCTACAGTTGCTGTTCATTTAAGGCAGTTGGATAGACTTATGCCTTGCATTTGTGAAACTTTGGTAAAAAATTCTTACTAGGAAATGTCAAAGCAATATCTGAAAAAGTTTCTATATCGGCTATAAGGCTGGTGGTGGCGTGACAttcaaaagttttgtttttgaaaatatcATAGTTAATTAACTTTTAACAAATAAAGTATTAATTTCCATTCATTCtttcttattaatttttttagttttcccATTCTTGCATTGGTAGGTGGGAAGCTTTAACCtggcttaaatttatttgttatatGGCTAGTTAGTTTTTCGTGAATTATAGACCGATGTGTAAAGAggtttctaatttttttttggcttattaatttttgtcagTGTATTAAATTGCCAAACGCTTCACTGCCCCTGCCCTCAAGAGTCTAGAGCTCAGACTTTGCAATCAACTGACAAAGTGACGGACTCtgtgtcgttgtcgttgtcttcgttgttgttgttgttgttgttgctgttgctataGTCATCGTCGTAGTCGTAGGTGGagctttaaacaaaaaattgaacaGAAACAATGCGAAAATCCACTTTTAAGGTTAATTGGGCATCAAGATTACTGGGTCGGAAATGGAAACGGaggatttgtttttttgttgctgcgtTTTCAGTTTCGTTTgaaagagcagcagcagcagcaacaacattggCAACAGCGGCAGCAATCGAACAGACGGTCGAACTATTTACAAGCAATTTTGTGCACCAAGGCAGCGCCTCTCAGCAGAttcacttttgtttgtttgtctttgttttttgcctctttttttgtttggtacCCTCTGCACTTCTGTGGGCGTTAAATTAGCCAACCGATCGacccacacatacaaacataaacacacacatatatgtatgtataaacacactcacacacacacacagacaaatcAAATAATGTTGACCCACAAATTGTACGTTGTAGTTGACCTTTTCTCCTTGGCGTGGCATGGCGTGGGCAAGCCAttatcatcaccatcatcatcatcgtcgtcatcgtcatcatgaTGATCATTCTACCATCCCACCATTAAAggaatatttttttgcttttcctatttaaatcaatttagtTGTGGGTCGCTTTGTTTAACTTTGACCTTAGCCTGAAGGCATTCCATTTGTTATGGCCTAACCTCCTCTTCAATTCTCTACTCTTCGTTGTCATAATGAACTCAACTCAACATTCCAGTTTCAGTTCGCTAAAAGAATTGGCCTCATAAGTTTTTGGAAGCGCTTTTTTCTTGTGGTTGAGGATCACGAAAACGATTTATCGATATTGATATTTAacaatgaattaatttttcttgTTGGTTAGTAGacgaatacatatatatacatatctatggagacagagagagagaggggggaaaTAAAATGCACTGCAAACATTTGAAACTAAGCAAATTAATTTGAGAAGGTACACCTGGTACGATCTTTTAATATAACATGAATAAATcaatttctattaatatgaaaataagttaaatatatagaaaaagaatGAAGATTTACAACTTGAACAAATATGGAACATATCTGAAATTTCGCTTAACTAAAGAACACCCTAACTCAAACAAAATACTAATTTTGACAAATTTGACAAAACCTTGGATCAGATCTTCCTACGAAGTAATATACACAAAGGCTAAAATGGATTTCATAAATGGTTCATTGGTTCATTTTCCTCAAATAATCATCAAAAGCTTCAATTCTTTGATAGTCAATTAAGAGCAAATATCGTTTGATTGATAGATTAAATAGATATAACATCTTATTAATATGTAAGATCATTTTGCcgtttaaattttattgtgaaaattataaaaactattcaaagaatttgACTTACCTTACAGCCCTCGCATGTGAATGCCCCAAAATGAAATCCAGCTGCTGGTTCGCCACAGACCTTACACGTCTGATTCATCTGTAGAAAGAGAGGAAAGACAAGGAATACATGAAAAATGAGATGAAGAATggaaaagaaacaacaaaaaaaagcacaaaTTCTCTTATGAAGAATCTGGTGCTGACCATCTCTTTTTGGGGCCCAAAACTCTTAGCTCTCTGTTGAACTATAAAAACTAAAGcaataaattcataaaatttcaattaaaagcaacagcaaatcATGACACGAGCATCTTCTCTCTCCAAGAGCCAAGAGCACTCCTCTGCCCGCCCTTTGCCCCCCATTGCACATTGATGGCAATGGCAATAGCAATAGCAATGGCTGCCGCCAGCAAAATTCACAcgcattaaaaattaaaatgcaaacaTAGTTTGTCATATCGCAGAATTGGTATCAACAGCAATTGCAATagcaacaaataaaagaaaacgcaAAGAATCAAACGACGACAAATGGGAAATGGGAAACCAGCCCACGAGACTCACTCACACAGACCGCTTTGGCCTCCCCACCATCTGCCTCCCCCGGCCACCCTTGGTCTTCGGTCGTCGCCTTTTccaatataataaaatatgaagatggaatcaaatgaaaaattgCCCCAGAGCACACACAACATACAACAGGCCAAAAGCAGATCCAACCATGCCACCACCAGGCCAAGACAAGCAAGCAACATTTGCATTTATATGGCCAAGACACCTCTTTCCTCTATCCTCTATTCACTTCCCACTACCCACACCCGACCCGCTGCACCGCTCAATCTGAGCGCAGCCGCCACCATGTTGCCGCAACTTGTTGCCAAAggaatatttgtttatttattgcGAGCGAAATGTTTATCAACAAATTGCCATCAAttgtttgtgttgtttgtttgttattgcTCTGCTTGGGGAATGTTTTATTTctgatttgttgttgttcctacTACTGCAGCTTCTCTCCCCTATTGCGTCTGCCCCTATCTGGGAGCTGGAGCTGCAGTTGGAGCCATAGTTGAACCTGGAAAATTGGATCAAATCTTATTCTTGTATGGCAACACGCACGCACACTAAACTCTCAAACTGACCTGTTGTTGGTCAAGGAAACGAAATGATTTTTGAATACCCTTCCAGCCCTTTAGACAGTGCATTTCCTATTAGACTTCACCTGTTTTTACTCTCCTCAATGTTTGTATAATctatttaagttttttgcTATTTCATTCGCCTTCTTTTTATTCTTAggcttttaatttttgtgtgcatTTGCAAAGAACATGTCTCATTTTTTCTATATGCTTCTCCTTAATCACGCAATCAATTAATATAGGCGTCTTCGATATATCTCCGGCCTGCGTGCAATAAATTATTATGATAGACTGCCCTAGTTTTAAGCTCTATTGGACTATTGTTTTGAATAGTTAACTTGGCTTCTCATGGTGTTAAATAAGGTACTATGTATACATGTATTATACCTATTATTATAAAATCAGACtacgtacatatacatatgtaaaaccATCAATCAGTTGTCGAAAGAAGAGCCCAAAGAAGTGCCAACTCTCGGCTAGAATTGTGGAtttattctttttatatgACAAATTGGTGTCTTTATATGTTAATATCAGTTACAAGTTTAGTCCTAGTAggcaatatattaaattataaaaaattgataattcattttaataaaataaagatCGTTCTTATAATATAGAGACATCACTTCCTATTCTGTTTGATTCTAGCTTcgaattatatattatatttaatttctaggaaaattttatttcccgaaaaaaaaaaacagtaaatTAAACtatatgcatatttttttgAGATCATTCAATTGAGCAGGTTTTGGGCTACATATGTCATTAATTTTTGTGACCTATTTTATTGCAATCTTTAGAATAAACAGGCGAAACAGGCAGGTCAAATGAGAACTAGTCTTAATAGTTTTTACATGCTTTCGGATAGGTCATAGGTCTCTTAGCTAAGTCATATTTAACAAAGTGATTGCAATTCTGATCGATTTTGGAGTATAAAGTGTATTGGCATTTAGCTTTCAATTTGGATTGGTTTGAGTTTTAAAAAAGTTGGTGGATATGGCATTCCATTCATTGGGTTAAATATCCTTTTACCTTGCACCTGCTTTCTATCTCCATTATGGCTTTGTGCTTTGCTGCTGCAGCATTTAGTACTCATATTTTTTATGgctaacaattgcaattgcaacaacACCCCTGGCCCGGTCAATTCTGGGCAATCATTTTTGCTGCAGTCGATGAGTCGAGCAGTCGGTTGCAAAACAATTTGGCATTGGCAGTTTACAAAGTAGTAGAGAAAGCAATTGCGAAACACATTCACTTCTTTCATCTCTGTCTCCTACTACtttagtatatatatgtatgtatgtatatatatgatggtattgtaagtatatatattggCAATTGGTTTGGCTTCGTTCGAGTTGTTCTTCTTCGCCTTCTCGACGACGACATGCTAATCTGATTTCGTGTTATGTGTTGAGAGTTTTTCAAGTCTCTAGGGAAATAAATTTTCTACGTTTAGGTTTCATAAAGCGTCGTCAGCTAgcttgttgttggtgttgttgttgttgttgccgttgttgtgGATTAATCGACAAATAAAAAtcacataaaataaattaaaaattatgagTTTCAAGTTTCAACAACTTTTTGTTGTTCGTTTGTGGAATTGGCAGCAGATTTAGTTTGATTTTAAATCAGAGACAACTTAAAGAGAAGGCAAAATACGAATGGCATGACAGGAAAAGGAGGTATCGGGGGGGCCGGACGCGAGGTGTACGGCTACGGTTTTTTGAGAAGGCGGTCTAGAGGGAGGGGGGAAGCACGTTGCGCCGTGAAATTTATGCAGACAATGTGCAATATTAAAAAgcaataaacatttattttacaaCAGACAAGCGACACATTCCACACAGTCAGCCAGTGTGCCAGACAGAGATGGCAAACGAAGGAGAAGAGGGAacccgtgtgtgtgtgggggggtGGGGTAGGCAGGGTGGAGAAGAAGATGATTCTAGCTTGAATCTTATAGATTTTTGAGGGGGATAAGATGGGGTTTACCTGATTAACGCtgatacacacacacgttgGCTTCACCTCCCATCCTCTTACCCCACCGCAGCACACTTCATCCTCCCTCGTGCTTATTACCGCTTTTGCAAATGTTTGACTTGGAATGATTTGTGAGTTCATTTGGGCCACTTCTCTTACTCGTTTCCTCTTGTTTCAACTTGAGGGCTGTTTGAAATGTTCTTTAATGTATTGGTCAAGTGATTTGACCATATTAAAGAGTTTCTAATCAATTGACCCTCGCTTCTGTTGCTGCTAAATACTCGTTTTGTATTGCataatttgttatttgtttatttttttgtctcaaaatatttcaatcttCACAATTAGCTTGGGCTATTAAGTGAAAGTGTTATAAATTAGATACGAGGGCAACAATGCAACTTTAATTTAATCTGCATAATAAgttgaatttgttgttgttgtcaatgTTGTTTGGTTAAGTTGTTGTACCATCTATCTTCTTCCTCTTtgtttgttgtcgttgttgttgttgttgcggttttttttctctttttgtttttaacaagTTGTCCAATTTGTTGTGTTATTTCTGCGAATATTGATTAATTTTTGTAGaccaatttattttaattagttgCTATATTTTTTCCCCTAAATCCAAATCGacaagccaacaacaacaacaaaaacaaaaagttcccccccaaaaagtaaagaaaaaaaaaaaaataaactaagaAAAAACCTTCCCCCGTCATCAtctgcaaaataaatttttgatgttttgttgatttttgcttggtttttttttgtgatttgtGTCGTGTTGCTGGATTTTTCGAGGTGATTAATTATGGCAAAATATGtcgggtgtgtgtgtgtgtgtgtgtgtgtgtgtgtgtgttaacctTAAAAATAGCAAGTAGAATTTGTTTTCATACCGCGATGATGCAATGAAACggaattattaaatttcagtttatacacacacacacacaatacacAAAGACAGAAAATTAAAGGCACGTTTACTCCAGTTTCTTCTTGGCCATCATCTCATTTTAATCCGCCGTCACCAACCCTCACCGCTCTCCTCCATCATTGTCTCTGCCGCTAAACTAAGTGCCATTAagttttcattgttgttgcaaAAATTATGATAATTGCCTGACCTTGGCAACATGTACTAAGACTAATTCAAATGGAGCTGcatgaatttaatttttgcacATCCGAGTCTctaagttttttgttgtttttgttttcgcttgCCCTGTATctatgttgttgttggttttctgGCTTCATTTCTGTCTGGTTTGCATTCAATTATACAAAACTGAAACTAAAACTGAAAattaacaaaagcaacaaaaaaaaaatatatatatatatgtatatacaaaatgtTCAAGCgcaaaaacataatttaattaaaatgaaatcatGCACACAAAGCAATTGCCTCGCTTTGTTCATTGTGCGCAAACAAATTGttctagtttttgttgttgttatttgaaatttttcgttttttttttttccacctTGCCAACAATTTTATAAGTGTATTCATGACTGACTTGTCGACACTGAAGACGGTCGTTTTGAATCGGAATCGgttgttgatgttggtgttgcttTACCTTGCCTTGCCTTGTGCGCCAGAGCTCAACTCGCTCGTTAGCAGTGATGAGTAGATAACAGAAATCTGCCACAAAACGTGACATCTACAgcaatatttcaataaaatttcaataaattgttGTCCTGGACTGAATTGAACAAGTTTACTCTAACAAAAGGATCAATTG
The sequence above is a segment of the Drosophila willistoni isolate 14030-0811.24 chromosome XR unlocalized genomic scaffold, UCI_dwil_1.1 Seg143, whole genome shotgun sequence genome. Coding sequences within it:
- the LOC6645376 gene encoding knirps-related protein → MMNQDNPYAMNQTCKVCGEPAAGFHFGAFTCEGCKSFFGRSYNNLSSISDCKNNGECIINKKNRTACKACRLKKCLMVGMSKSGSRYGRRSNWFKIHCLLQEQQQQAVAAMQAHQQAAGGGGLGGAGGGSGGSVNGLKVPPPAAAAAALGMLGHVPGGYAGLYGAGPPGRSKEELMMLGLESAVASGEYGGVVSGGGSLKHPVVVASPSVSSPDSHNSDSSVEVSVSRVNPLLHLGGSGNGNGNGAKTVSSSSSSSAEIVSTRASPAPHLRKDLPPFLPGLPFPGLASLPTMMAPPPPFLPPSHLLFSGYHPALYTHSHQGLLPTAATPEQQQQQQQAAVAAAAAVQHLFNSSNAAQRSNLNNNHIHLLPNGSKNPSDELTKRFYLDAVLKSQQQSPPPPPPSHPTIHATQPTLATHHSHTSAASTKLPKQDYSISALVTPNSESGSRERIRSREDLEDNEMNGLANKDAAIEDSEDDDEEDLVVSMTPPHSPHPPAVLQQQQQQQPHNQPQDDDEEDHQDNPIDLSMKTSASCRSSAASSCSTNHEKHEDDEEEMEEEGGGAEHKLTPHARDDDVDDHDDDDDVEELQHHQDEGEDKEKELSVKEELSDAKDIDKVNIEQSNNNNNNNSINSNNNNSNSNNNNNSSNPGDNNKEEASDSIKRKLDDLVDGTKEENGKRLRLDALDLTTKI